Proteins from one Impatiens glandulifera chromosome 2, dImpGla2.1, whole genome shotgun sequence genomic window:
- the LOC124928017 gene encoding serine/arginine-rich splicing factor RS2Z33-like yields the protein MPRYDDHYGATRVYVGRLSSRTRSRDLEDIFNRYGRVRDVDMKYDYAFIEFSDPRDADDAVYGLNGRDIDGSRIIVEIAKGGPRSSGGGSRDLGRGPQPGTGRCFNCGLDGHWARDCKAGDWKNKCYRCGDRGHVERNCKNSPKKLKRGRSYSRSPPRRGRNRSPSLSRSRSYSRSRSPAPKRERSVDKKMERRRSRSRSYSRSPSPPKRSKASSPSPPSNGGRKRSPTPEGRRSQSPMRRKDRLEKENGSGDHSRSPSPVGRKSPSLSPRGERSPSPYEENGHSRSHSPMARNDKSPPVYEDDENRDSPRG from the exons ATGCCTAGATATGATGACCACTATGGTGCAACACGTGTTTATGTTGGCCGCTTGTCATCACGAACAAGGTCCCGCGATTTGGAGGATATTTTCAACAGATATGGAAG AGTACGCGACGTGGATATGAAGTATGACTATGCCTTTATT GAATTTAGTGATCCTCGGGATGCGGATGATGCAGTATATGGTTTAAATGGTCGGGATATAGATGGAAGTCGCATCATTGTTGAAATTGCTAAGGGG GGACCACGTAGTTCAGGCGGGGGATCTCGTGATTTGGGCAGGGGTCCTCAACCAGGTACTGGGCGCTGCTTTAATTGTGGTCTTGATGGGCACTGGGCTCGAGACTGCAAGGCTGGGGATTGGAAGAACAAGTGTTACCGCTGTGGGGATCGTGGCCATGTTGAAAGAAATTGCAAAAACAGTCCCAAGAAACTAAA GCGTGGGAGGAGTTATTCCCGATCCCCTCCTCGACGTGGGAGAAACCGAAGCCCAAGTTTAAGCAGAAGCCGTAGCTACAG CCGATCCAGATCACCAGCTCCAAAGAGAGAGCGAAGTGTTGATAAGAAGATGGAGAGAAGAAGATCAAGGAGCCGGAGTTATAGCAGGAGTCCTTCTCCTCCGAAGAGGAGCAAGGCATCATCGCCATCACCACCATCCAACGGTGGAAGGAAACGTAGTCCAACACCTGAAGGAAGAAGAAGCCAATCACCTATGAGGAGGAAGGACCGCCTTGAGAAGGAAAATGGGTCGGGAGATCACAGCAGAAGCCCAAGTCCAGTAGGCCGAAAGAGCCCAAGTCTAAGTCCAAGAGGGGAAAGGAGCCCAAGTCCATATGAAGAGAATGGGCATAGCCGAAGTCATAGCCCTATGGCTAGAAATGATAAAAGCCCACCTGTTTATGAGGATGATGAAAACCGCGATTCACCAAGGGGATGA